In one Chroicocephalus ridibundus chromosome Z, bChrRid1.1, whole genome shotgun sequence genomic region, the following are encoded:
- the LOC134508930 gene encoding interferon kappa-like produces the protein MNAFGLLLIGLILLCTTTTSSLQCNHLPLQQRKVIENSLRLLDKMGKKFPEQCLREKMSFRFPEQVLKPRQKETVKMAIEEIFQHIFYIFSKNMTLAAWDGTALEQFQNGLYQQIEQLEACVIKKKTHYFWSKEVNRLKLKKYFQKIDCFLKDKQHNLCSWEISRAEMRRCLQLIDKVIRRLNN, from the coding sequence ATGAATGCTTTTGGCTTGCTACTAATTGGCCTCATACTGTTGTGCACCACTACCACCTCCAGCCTTCAGTGTAATCACCTTcctttacagcaaagaaaagtgaTTGAGAACAGCCTGCGACTTTTGGACAAAATGGGCAAAAAGTTTCCTGAACAATGTCTAAGAGAGAAAATGTCCTTCAGATTTCCTGAGCAGGTtctaaagcccagacagaaagAGACTGTCAAAATGGCCATTGAAGAAATCTTCCAACACATCTTCTATATCTTTAGCAAAAATATGACTCTGGCTGCTTGGGATGGGACAGCTTTAGAACAATTCCAAAATGGACTTTATCAGCAAATTGAGCAATTGGAGGCATGTGTAATCAAGAAGAAAACCCACTATTTTTGGAGTAAAGAAGTCAACAGGCTGAAACTGAAAAAGTACTTCCAAAAAATAGACTGTTTTCTTAAAGACAAACAACACAACCTGTGCTCCTGGGAGATCAGCCGTGCAGAAATGAGGAGATGTCTTCAATTGATTGATAAAGTCATAAGGAGGCTTAACAACTAA
- the HACD4 gene encoding very-long-chain (3R)-3-hydroxyacyl-CoA dehydratase 4 isoform X2, translating to MNTYLFVYDLMQFCGHSWIFTNMIIRFMSFGKDSLADTFYSIGLVMRLCQLLSILEILHILIGIDKSRLFPRFLQITERIIVLFVVINSQEEVQGKYIVCVLFFLWNLLDVVRYTYNMLSRTGIYYLPLTWLNFSLCIPLYPLSVLAKAFAICVSLPYFESFGTYSIKLPFPFAFSIYFPYVLKVYLLVLFIGMCFIIQNLFSERKAHLGTGNIKKKRS from the exons ATGAACACCTACCTCTTTGTGTATGACTTAATGCAATTCTGTGGACATTCCTGGATATTTACAAATATGATCATCAGGTTCATGTCATTTGGAAAAG ATTCGTTGGCCGACACATTTTACTCCATAGGACTTGTAATGCGCCTTTGCCAGTTGTTATCTATATTGGAGATCCTACACATCCTCATTGGCATTGATAAAAGCCGTCTGTTCCCCAGGTTTTTGCAG atcacTGAGAGAATAATTGTTTTATTTGTCGTCATCAACAGTCAGGAAGAAGTTCAAGGGAAATACAtcgtgtgtgttttatttttcctttggaatttaTTAGACGTGGTCAG GTACACTTACAACATGTTATCAAGGACAGGAATATACTACCTACCACTGACATGGCTCAACTTCTCACTGTGCATCCCCCTCTATCCCCTTTCAGTTCTGGCTAAAG catttgcaATTTGTGTATCACTGCCTTATTTTGAGTCCTTTGGCACATACTCCATCAAGCTACCATTTCCATTCGCCTTCTCAATCTACTTCCCCTATGTTCTGAAAGTGTACCTGCTAGTGCTCTTTATAG GTATGTGCTTTATCATCCAGAACCTCTTCTCTGAAAGGAAGGCACACCTAGGGACAGGCaacatcaaaaagaaaagaagctaa
- the HACD4 gene encoding very-long-chain (3R)-3-hydroxyacyl-CoA dehydratase 4 isoform X1, which produces MNTYLFVYDLMQFCGHSWIFTNMIIRFMSFGKDSLADTFYSIGLVMRLCQLLSILEILHILIGIDKSRLFPRFLQITERIIVLFVVINSQEEVQGKYIVCVLFFLWNLLDVVRYTYNMLSRTGIYYLPLTWLNFSLCIPLYPLSVLAKAFAICVSLPYFESFGTYSIKLPFPFAFSIYFPYVLKVYLLVLFIGKYLLFQKTGSQQLGCLWQQKNPISIAPFTNSGSLCHISCRPLQGSSQPAVLISFKYK; this is translated from the exons ATGAACACCTACCTCTTTGTGTATGACTTAATGCAATTCTGTGGACATTCCTGGATATTTACAAATATGATCATCAGGTTCATGTCATTTGGAAAAG ATTCGTTGGCCGACACATTTTACTCCATAGGACTTGTAATGCGCCTTTGCCAGTTGTTATCTATATTGGAGATCCTACACATCCTCATTGGCATTGATAAAAGCCGTCTGTTCCCCAGGTTTTTGCAG atcacTGAGAGAATAATTGTTTTATTTGTCGTCATCAACAGTCAGGAAGAAGTTCAAGGGAAATACAtcgtgtgtgttttatttttcctttggaatttaTTAGACGTGGTCAG GTACACTTACAACATGTTATCAAGGACAGGAATATACTACCTACCACTGACATGGCTCAACTTCTCACTGTGCATCCCCCTCTATCCCCTTTCAGTTCTGGCTAAAG catttgcaATTTGTGTATCACTGCCTTATTTTGAGTCCTTTGGCACATACTCCATCAAGCTACCATTTCCATTCGCCTTCTCAATCTACTTCCCCTATGTTCTGAAAGTGTACCTGCTAGTGCTCTTTATAGGTAAGTATCTCCTCTTCCAGAAAACTGGGTCTCAACAACTGGGATGCCTAtggcaacaaaaaaatccaatcagTATAGCTCCTTTCACAAACTCTGGCTCACTCTGCCACATCTCCTGCAGACCACTGCAGGGAAGTTCACAACCAGCTGTTCTGATTTCTTTCAAATACAAGTAA